From Candidatus Poribacteria bacterium, one genomic window encodes:
- the sdhB gene encoding succinate dehydrogenase iron-sulfur subunit: MPELITLRIRRFDPESDAEPYFQDFTFEPPSPTATILDCVNHVKWHLDGTLTYRMSCRSAICGSCAMKVNGGGQLVCNAQYRNHLDADGMITLEPIGNMPVIKDLVVDMTDFWAKIEGVEPFVKNETPEEHGEHLMSPEDFLNIDDASNCILCGACYSECASYEVDRNFVGPAALARGQRLVFDTRDEDRQGRAERLSEYGGMWDCTHCFACVEACPKPVKPLLRIIELRQDAHQRGLHDNNGSRHARAFVDIVAESGWLDEAKLPVKSVGTLKETLELLPMGIRMGLKGKFRPNPLHLLPGKHHPEIPGMGEVRTIIKKTEG, encoded by the coding sequence GCCCGACGGCGACCATTCTCGACTGCGTAAACCACGTCAAGTGGCACCTCGACGGGACGCTGACCTACCGCATGTCCTGTCGAAGCGCCATCTGCGGGTCGTGTGCGATGAAGGTCAACGGCGGGGGACAGCTCGTCTGCAACGCCCAGTACCGCAATCATCTCGACGCGGATGGGATGATCACGCTCGAACCTATCGGCAACATGCCGGTCATCAAAGACCTCGTCGTCGATATGACGGACTTTTGGGCGAAGATCGAGGGAGTCGAACCCTTCGTCAAGAACGAGACGCCCGAAGAGCACGGCGAACACCTGATGAGCCCGGAGGACTTCCTCAACATCGACGACGCCTCGAACTGCATCCTCTGCGGCGCGTGCTACTCCGAGTGCGCTTCCTACGAAGTCGATCGGAACTTCGTCGGTCCGGCGGCACTCGCGCGGGGCCAACGGCTCGTTTTCGACACGCGTGACGAGGACCGCCAGGGCAGGGCAGAACGACTGAGCGAGTATGGCGGTATGTGGGACTGTACGCACTGCTTCGCGTGCGTCGAGGCGTGCCCCAAGCCCGTGAAACCGCTCCTACGGATCATCGAACTGCGCCAGGACGCGCACCAACGAGGCTTGCACGACAATAACGGTTCTCGGCACGCGCGCGCGTTCGTGGACATCGTCGCTGAGTCTGGTTGGCTCGACGAAGCCAAGCTGCCTGTCAAGTCCGTCGGGACGCTCAAGGAGACGCTCGAACTGCTCCCGATGGGTATCCGCATGGGACTCAAGGGCAAGTTCCGACCCAACCCGCTGCACCTGCTCCCCGGAAAGCACCATCCTGAGATTCCGGGCATGGGCGAGGTTCGTACGATCATCAAGAAGACGGAGGGCTAG